In Bactrocera oleae isolate idBacOlea1 chromosome 3, idBacOlea1, whole genome shotgun sequence, a genomic segment contains:
- the LOC106624553 gene encoding serine-rich adhesin for platelets isoform X1: MFGLLGSSQIYGLQQVHEYGNNSDNNISSRTHISNNNDHKQRRSTSSHTESGSKFFASLSSMQQGIKSPTNFIEKFIKNELLSGYDSIKNYKNFQNSTSGSNSTFFTSHSGTAATHTRAATPGCIGSGGEGGDILSAESLLTTFNCLQGSYRSNCDGEFYEPVNVTAHRKQAANSSVATATTPEADMTIKYSKNLLANTPAEQSPATLQNYQKLSECEQDLLLTPSSGASSGEFNSDANGSGQATTPVNSLYKRLSFGGRASKNATDNATTGMTTAATNENVSDYSSSNNSSASSTLSSKTTSVSLKSVDLQRTSSASSSGDCAQLCERRKSSPTANTAELSTATLTDGTSTLQLTPERAQRRKLVAMISHYEQQTKLLQRELAKEKRRRGEELACVAKSLLCFESKLKKDMKAVNQRLFEKDVEICRLVQQNRALRKRLTKYTEAEGENARDEGVVEDGEPETEGEVEEERSGKTKEAVLERRTASPAAYSDQQLLEDCLVLEALQCINCKKQFYDIDLNEGWTQNMSKDGTRKSVDHTTEHGSSSDDTVSSSFYGARRSVRYTSKRTSGTFRDYMRSRAMNIDDPALDNNSEENTSTISRDDSQTSYEKLNMYSRTIERMHGVKGESERESEQSGMESTVRPASRLSCKSSVSSKSSNSSCSKHSAKAPTPQIEEDDGIFSPTQDDDFEEPEEVGGRSIKIVMRRSTEFSEASPKQVYETSTDDWYASASDQEEITTSTVVAKSYANGAVNPVLECVNQILLQQSMEEPVAERNNQTTAQNLQVNYSNATSTASLPRRSSLSGRHSSRSNSRSSDGQPSRSGTLTRKRVHFSTKNSMVHVPRNDEHDEEDEDANDDDTTQDTQDTNEAMISSLAQYHPMSYYPQAAQQAASAKAAAAAAGTIARGGMLAEVSEHERLETLNYESIYSNEYEPIGSEHNSSNLYVDMESATKSATNNAPSTTVAVDTKVPKTPPALPPKPANLLKFKKSLQQLDELPDEHLHQEGHAVVEPDYCSISEVNMGITSVQIVADIHKAPESEADLESNSALEAPISELDVEVSTVASDETFAVSQKTDEIDEIFADVPKLPNVAAIIAPKQAKIQQQQPTQMHSLPSVDYLVMSPKVETPNMKLQNARNATILNTASAAKQQITSNNLEGTSKAIVKSTVNTPIKSPNRPDTSALKLHLHTPSPLQYKRKHMPNILAEINKRMSLPSSPTTPTARLTFATPTKSVAANKSPLQLGVSTPPNMPIQAEFDWYNLDAEYGKTALQQPELHKVSDSLTNGTMLAGIHEDGESLVTAADEYNLDEEFSLASDKPDELMADNSEQDNESAEEKSEISVVDMTKPLPTNIKLSTQHAENKKLDNVAALNAAICEAVNFPMFSESSPLVALSPAIAHHHAKAKKIKKNLANFEKFIEGSGLSTKPLPSKRKIYFAGPFV; this comes from the exons ATGTTCGGCCTATTAGGCTCCTCACAAATCTATGGATTACAGCAAGTGCATGAGTACGGCAacaacagcgacaacaacaTAAGCAGTAGAACAcacataagcaacaacaacgatcACAAGCAACGTCGTTCCACATCGAGTCACACGGAGAGCGGCAGCAAATTTTTCGCCTCACTCAGTTCCATGCAACAGGGCATTAAATCACCAAcgaatttcattgaaaaattcattaaaaacgaACTGCTCAGCGGCTACGATAGcataaagaattataaaaactttcaaaattccACAAGCGGCTCGAACAGCACCTTCTTCACCAGTCACAGCGGCACAGCAGCGACACACACACGCGCCGCAACACCTGGTTGCATTGGTAGTGGCGGTGAGGGTGGCGACATTCTGAGCGCCGAGAGCCTGCTGACCACTTTCAATTGCCTGCAGGGCAGCTATCGCAGCAACTGTGATGGTGAGTTCTACGAGCCGGTAAATGTGACCGCACACCGCAAGCAAGCAGCGAACAGCTcagtagcaacagcaacaacgccGGAAGCGGATATGACGATTAAGTACTCGAAGAACTTGCTCGCGAACACGCCAGCCGAACAGTCGCCCGCCACGCTGCAGAACTATCAAAAGCTGTCGGAATGCGAGCAAGACTTGCTGTTGACGCCGTCGAGTGGCGCGAGTTCGGGCGAATTTAACAGCGATGCGAACGGCAGCGGTCAGGCGACAACGCCGGTTAATAGTTTGTACAAGCGCTTGTCATTCGGCGGACGGGCGAGCAAGAATGCGACGGATAATGCGACGACAGGGATGACGACAGCggcaacaaatgaaaat GTTTCCGACTACTCCTCGTCGAACAACTCATCCGCCTCATCGACACTCTCTTCGAAGACCACTTCAGTGTCCCTGAAATCCGTCGACCTGCAACGCACATCATCCGCCTCATCGTCCGGCGATTGCGCACAGTTGTGCGAACGTCGGAAATCATCGCCAACCGCAAATACGGCGGAATTAAGTACAGCCACACTTACGGATGGCACCAGCACACTTCAATTAACGCCAGAGCGCGCGCAACGACGCAAGCTCGTCGCAATGATCTCACATTATGAACAGCAGACGAAGCTGTTGCAACGCGAACTGGCCAAGGAGAAGCGACGTCGGGGCGAGGAGCTCGCCTGTGTGGCGAAATCGTTACTGTGTTTCGAGTCGAAGCTGAAAAAGGATATGAAAGCCGTCAATCAGCGGCTCTTCGAGAAAGATGTGGAAATCTGTCGTTTGGTGCAACAGAATCGTGCATTGCGTAAGCGACTAACGAAATACACCGAAGCAGAGGGTGAGAATGCACGGGACGAAGGTGTGGTTGAGGATGGCGAACCAGAGACAGAAGGTGAGGTGGAGGAAGAGCGCAGTGGTAAAACGAAGGAAGCTGTGCTGGAGCGTCGAACTGCGTCGCCTGCGGCGTACAGCGACCAACAATTGCTGGAAGACTGTTTGGTACTCGAAGCTTTGCAATGCATTAATTGCAAGAAGCAATTCTATGACATTGATCTAAATGAGGGCTGGACACAGAATATGTCAAAAGATGGTACAAGAAAAAGTG TTGACCACACCACTGAACACGGCTCATCGAGTGATGATACAGTCTCATCGTCGTTTTACGGAGCCCGGCGCAGTGTACGCTATACCAGCAAACGCACCTCCGGCACTTTCCGCGATTATATGCGCTCGCGTGCGATGAATATCGACGATCCGGCGTTGGACAATAATTCTGAGGAGAACACGAGCACAATCAGTCGCGATGACTCGCAAACCAGCTATGAAAAACTCAATATGTATTCGCGCACTATCGAACGTATGCATGGCGTAAAAGGCGAAAGTGAGCGCGAGTCGGAGCAGAGCGGTATGGAGAGTACGGTACGACCCGCTTCACGGCTAAGCTGCAAGAGTAGTGTTAGCAGTAAGAGCAGCAACAGCAGTTGCAGCAAGCATAGCGCCAAAGCACCGACACCGCAGATTGAAGAAGACGACGGCATATTTTCACCCACACAAGATGATGATTTCGAAGAACCAGAAGAGGTCGGTGGACGCAGTATTAAGATTGTGATGCGTCGCTCCACCGAATTTTCAGAGGCTTCGCCGAAACAAGTCTATGAGACCTCCACTGACGATTGGTATGCCAGTGCCTCCGATCAGGAGGAAATCACAACATCTACGGTCGTCGCCAAATCATATGCCAATGGTGCGGTCAACCCGGTGCTCGAATGCGTTAATCAGATACTATTGCAACAGTCCATGGAAGAGCCGGTAGCCGAACGGAATAATCAAACGACCGCCCAAAACCTTCAGGTCAACTACAGCAATGCCACCTCCACCGCCAGTTTGCCACGTCGCAGCTCCCTGAGTGGACGACATAGTTCACGTAGCAATAGCCGTTCTAGTGATGGGCAGCCGTCTCGTAGTGGTACTTTGACACGGAAGCGTGTACATTTCTCAACCAAGAATAGCATGGTGCATGTGCCACGCAACGATGAGCATGACGAGGAGGACGAAGATGCCAATGacgatgacaccacacaggacacaCAAGATACAAACGAAGCAATGATCTCAAGCCTAGCGCAATATCATCCAATGAGTTACTATCCACAAGCTGCACAGCAAGCTGCATCTGCTAAAGCAGCCGCTGCCGCTGCTGGCACAATTGCTCGCGGTGGCATGCTTGCCGAAGTGAGCGAACACGAACGTCTCGAAACGCTAAACTACGAGAGTATTTATAGCAACGAATACGAACCGATTGGTTCCGAGCATAATTCCTCAAATCTTTATGTGGACATGGAGTCAGCAACCAAATCGGCCACGAATAATGCTCCAAGCACTACAGTTGCCGTAGATACAAAAGTACCAAAAACACCGCCAGCTTTGCCACCCAAACCAGCAAATCTATTGAAGTTTAAAAAATCACTACAACAACTAGATGAATTGCCCGACGAGCATCTACACCAGGAAGGGCACGCCGTAGTTGAGCCGGACTATTGTTCCATTTCGGAGGTGAATATGGGCATAACGAGTGTGCAAATAGTTGCCGATATACACAAAGCACCTGAATCGGAAGCTGATTTAGAGTCGAACTCTGCGCTTGAAGCGCCCATCTCCGAACTCGACGTCGAAGTATCGACAGTCGCTTCAGATGAGACATTCGCTGTCTCACAAAAGACTGATGAAATCGACGAAATTTTCGCCGATGTACCAAAGCTACCAAATGTGGCGGCCATTATAGCGCCAAAACAGGCgaaaattcaacaacaacagccgacACAAATGCACAGCTTGCCCTCAGTAGATTACCTGGTGATGTCTCCCAAAGTAGAGACGCCTAATATGAAGTTGCAAAATGCGCGTAATGCGACCATATTAAATACAGCCTCAGCAGCAAAACAACAGATCACCTCTAACAATTTGGAGGGCACATCTAAGGCAATTGTAAAATCCACAGTGAACACACCCATTAAATCTCCAAATCGTCCAGATACTAGCGCGCTTAAACTGCATTTACACACACCCAGTCCGCTGCAATACAAACGTAAACATATGCCGAACATTCTCGCCGAAATCAATAAGCGCATGAGCTTACCAAGTTCACCGACAACACCTACTGCAAGACTGACCTTCGCCACTCCTACAAAGTCGGTCGCCGCAAACAAATCGCCGCTGCAGCTTGGCGTCAGCACTCCGCCGAATATGCCAATTCAAGCAGAGTTCGATTGGTACAATTTGGATGCCGAGTATGGCAAGACCGCTTTACAACAGCCCGAGTTACACAAGGTGAGCGACTCGCTTACTAACGGCACAATGCTCGCCGGCATACACGAAGATGGTGAAAGCTTGGTCACAGCAGCCGACGAATACAACTTGGATGAGGAGTTCTCGCTCGCAAGCGATAAACCGGACGAACTGATGGCCGACAACAGTGAGCAGGATAATGAGAGTGCCGAGGAGAAAAGTGAAATAAGTGTCGTGGATATGACGAAACCACTGCCGACAAATATTAAACTCTCAACACAACATGCTGAGAATAAAAAACTTGATAATGTCGCCGCCTTAAATGCTGCCATTTGTGAGGCTGTGAACTTTCCCATGTTCAGTGAAAGTTCACCGCTAGTTGCGCTCTCACCAGCGATTGCTCACCACCATGCCAAGGCAAAGAAAATTAAGAAGAATTTAGCCAACTTTGAGAAATTCATCGAAGGTTCGGGTTTGAGCACTAAACCGCTACCGAGCAAGCGAAAAATCTACTTTGCCGGACCATTTGTGTGA
- the LOC106624553 gene encoding uncharacterized protein isoform X2, which yields MKLHWLPHVSDYSSSNNSSASSTLSSKTTSVSLKSVDLQRTSSASSSGDCAQLCERRKSSPTANTAELSTATLTDGTSTLQLTPERAQRRKLVAMISHYEQQTKLLQRELAKEKRRRGEELACVAKSLLCFESKLKKDMKAVNQRLFEKDVEICRLVQQNRALRKRLTKYTEAEGENARDEGVVEDGEPETEGEVEEERSGKTKEAVLERRTASPAAYSDQQLLEDCLVLEALQCINCKKQFYDIDLNEGWTQNMSKDGTRKSVDHTTEHGSSSDDTVSSSFYGARRSVRYTSKRTSGTFRDYMRSRAMNIDDPALDNNSEENTSTISRDDSQTSYEKLNMYSRTIERMHGVKGESERESEQSGMESTVRPASRLSCKSSVSSKSSNSSCSKHSAKAPTPQIEEDDGIFSPTQDDDFEEPEEVGGRSIKIVMRRSTEFSEASPKQVYETSTDDWYASASDQEEITTSTVVAKSYANGAVNPVLECVNQILLQQSMEEPVAERNNQTTAQNLQVNYSNATSTASLPRRSSLSGRHSSRSNSRSSDGQPSRSGTLTRKRVHFSTKNSMVHVPRNDEHDEEDEDANDDDTTQDTQDTNEAMISSLAQYHPMSYYPQAAQQAASAKAAAAAAGTIARGGMLAEVSEHERLETLNYESIYSNEYEPIGSEHNSSNLYVDMESATKSATNNAPSTTVAVDTKVPKTPPALPPKPANLLKFKKSLQQLDELPDEHLHQEGHAVVEPDYCSISEVNMGITSVQIVADIHKAPESEADLESNSALEAPISELDVEVSTVASDETFAVSQKTDEIDEIFADVPKLPNVAAIIAPKQAKIQQQQPTQMHSLPSVDYLVMSPKVETPNMKLQNARNATILNTASAAKQQITSNNLEGTSKAIVKSTVNTPIKSPNRPDTSALKLHLHTPSPLQYKRKHMPNILAEINKRMSLPSSPTTPTARLTFATPTKSVAANKSPLQLGVSTPPNMPIQAEFDWYNLDAEYGKTALQQPELHKVSDSLTNGTMLAGIHEDGESLVTAADEYNLDEEFSLASDKPDELMADNSEQDNESAEEKSEISVVDMTKPLPTNIKLSTQHAENKKLDNVAALNAAICEAVNFPMFSESSPLVALSPAIAHHHAKAKKIKKNLANFEKFIEGSGLSTKPLPSKRKIYFAGPFV from the exons ATGAAGCTACATTGGCTGCCGCAT GTTTCCGACTACTCCTCGTCGAACAACTCATCCGCCTCATCGACACTCTCTTCGAAGACCACTTCAGTGTCCCTGAAATCCGTCGACCTGCAACGCACATCATCCGCCTCATCGTCCGGCGATTGCGCACAGTTGTGCGAACGTCGGAAATCATCGCCAACCGCAAATACGGCGGAATTAAGTACAGCCACACTTACGGATGGCACCAGCACACTTCAATTAACGCCAGAGCGCGCGCAACGACGCAAGCTCGTCGCAATGATCTCACATTATGAACAGCAGACGAAGCTGTTGCAACGCGAACTGGCCAAGGAGAAGCGACGTCGGGGCGAGGAGCTCGCCTGTGTGGCGAAATCGTTACTGTGTTTCGAGTCGAAGCTGAAAAAGGATATGAAAGCCGTCAATCAGCGGCTCTTCGAGAAAGATGTGGAAATCTGTCGTTTGGTGCAACAGAATCGTGCATTGCGTAAGCGACTAACGAAATACACCGAAGCAGAGGGTGAGAATGCACGGGACGAAGGTGTGGTTGAGGATGGCGAACCAGAGACAGAAGGTGAGGTGGAGGAAGAGCGCAGTGGTAAAACGAAGGAAGCTGTGCTGGAGCGTCGAACTGCGTCGCCTGCGGCGTACAGCGACCAACAATTGCTGGAAGACTGTTTGGTACTCGAAGCTTTGCAATGCATTAATTGCAAGAAGCAATTCTATGACATTGATCTAAATGAGGGCTGGACACAGAATATGTCAAAAGATGGTACAAGAAAAAGTG TTGACCACACCACTGAACACGGCTCATCGAGTGATGATACAGTCTCATCGTCGTTTTACGGAGCCCGGCGCAGTGTACGCTATACCAGCAAACGCACCTCCGGCACTTTCCGCGATTATATGCGCTCGCGTGCGATGAATATCGACGATCCGGCGTTGGACAATAATTCTGAGGAGAACACGAGCACAATCAGTCGCGATGACTCGCAAACCAGCTATGAAAAACTCAATATGTATTCGCGCACTATCGAACGTATGCATGGCGTAAAAGGCGAAAGTGAGCGCGAGTCGGAGCAGAGCGGTATGGAGAGTACGGTACGACCCGCTTCACGGCTAAGCTGCAAGAGTAGTGTTAGCAGTAAGAGCAGCAACAGCAGTTGCAGCAAGCATAGCGCCAAAGCACCGACACCGCAGATTGAAGAAGACGACGGCATATTTTCACCCACACAAGATGATGATTTCGAAGAACCAGAAGAGGTCGGTGGACGCAGTATTAAGATTGTGATGCGTCGCTCCACCGAATTTTCAGAGGCTTCGCCGAAACAAGTCTATGAGACCTCCACTGACGATTGGTATGCCAGTGCCTCCGATCAGGAGGAAATCACAACATCTACGGTCGTCGCCAAATCATATGCCAATGGTGCGGTCAACCCGGTGCTCGAATGCGTTAATCAGATACTATTGCAACAGTCCATGGAAGAGCCGGTAGCCGAACGGAATAATCAAACGACCGCCCAAAACCTTCAGGTCAACTACAGCAATGCCACCTCCACCGCCAGTTTGCCACGTCGCAGCTCCCTGAGTGGACGACATAGTTCACGTAGCAATAGCCGTTCTAGTGATGGGCAGCCGTCTCGTAGTGGTACTTTGACACGGAAGCGTGTACATTTCTCAACCAAGAATAGCATGGTGCATGTGCCACGCAACGATGAGCATGACGAGGAGGACGAAGATGCCAATGacgatgacaccacacaggacacaCAAGATACAAACGAAGCAATGATCTCAAGCCTAGCGCAATATCATCCAATGAGTTACTATCCACAAGCTGCACAGCAAGCTGCATCTGCTAAAGCAGCCGCTGCCGCTGCTGGCACAATTGCTCGCGGTGGCATGCTTGCCGAAGTGAGCGAACACGAACGTCTCGAAACGCTAAACTACGAGAGTATTTATAGCAACGAATACGAACCGATTGGTTCCGAGCATAATTCCTCAAATCTTTATGTGGACATGGAGTCAGCAACCAAATCGGCCACGAATAATGCTCCAAGCACTACAGTTGCCGTAGATACAAAAGTACCAAAAACACCGCCAGCTTTGCCACCCAAACCAGCAAATCTATTGAAGTTTAAAAAATCACTACAACAACTAGATGAATTGCCCGACGAGCATCTACACCAGGAAGGGCACGCCGTAGTTGAGCCGGACTATTGTTCCATTTCGGAGGTGAATATGGGCATAACGAGTGTGCAAATAGTTGCCGATATACACAAAGCACCTGAATCGGAAGCTGATTTAGAGTCGAACTCTGCGCTTGAAGCGCCCATCTCCGAACTCGACGTCGAAGTATCGACAGTCGCTTCAGATGAGACATTCGCTGTCTCACAAAAGACTGATGAAATCGACGAAATTTTCGCCGATGTACCAAAGCTACCAAATGTGGCGGCCATTATAGCGCCAAAACAGGCgaaaattcaacaacaacagccgacACAAATGCACAGCTTGCCCTCAGTAGATTACCTGGTGATGTCTCCCAAAGTAGAGACGCCTAATATGAAGTTGCAAAATGCGCGTAATGCGACCATATTAAATACAGCCTCAGCAGCAAAACAACAGATCACCTCTAACAATTTGGAGGGCACATCTAAGGCAATTGTAAAATCCACAGTGAACACACCCATTAAATCTCCAAATCGTCCAGATACTAGCGCGCTTAAACTGCATTTACACACACCCAGTCCGCTGCAATACAAACGTAAACATATGCCGAACATTCTCGCCGAAATCAATAAGCGCATGAGCTTACCAAGTTCACCGACAACACCTACTGCAAGACTGACCTTCGCCACTCCTACAAAGTCGGTCGCCGCAAACAAATCGCCGCTGCAGCTTGGCGTCAGCACTCCGCCGAATATGCCAATTCAAGCAGAGTTCGATTGGTACAATTTGGATGCCGAGTATGGCAAGACCGCTTTACAACAGCCCGAGTTACACAAGGTGAGCGACTCGCTTACTAACGGCACAATGCTCGCCGGCATACACGAAGATGGTGAAAGCTTGGTCACAGCAGCCGACGAATACAACTTGGATGAGGAGTTCTCGCTCGCAAGCGATAAACCGGACGAACTGATGGCCGACAACAGTGAGCAGGATAATGAGAGTGCCGAGGAGAAAAGTGAAATAAGTGTCGTGGATATGACGAAACCACTGCCGACAAATATTAAACTCTCAACACAACATGCTGAGAATAAAAAACTTGATAATGTCGCCGCCTTAAATGCTGCCATTTGTGAGGCTGTGAACTTTCCCATGTTCAGTGAAAGTTCACCGCTAGTTGCGCTCTCACCAGCGATTGCTCACCACCATGCCAAGGCAAAGAAAATTAAGAAGAATTTAGCCAACTTTGAGAAATTCATCGAAGGTTCGGGTTTGAGCACTAAACCGCTACCGAGCAAGCGAAAAATCTACTTTGCCGGACCATTTGTGTGA